The genome window CGGAGCCATTTTTATAGGTTTTTTCGCATCTCTATTTGGCGGTACCAATACGCAAATTTCAGGTCCTACTGCACCAATGACGGCCGTAAGTATGGTGGTAATAGCTGGAATTGTACAAGTATACGAAGGCGATTTATCAAACGCACTACCAGCCATTCTCTCTGTATTCATTATGGCTGGAATTATGCAAGTCTCTTTAGGGATCCTAAAACTGGGAAAGTACATCAAATACATTCCTTATCCTGTGGTGTCTGGATTTATGACAGGAATAGGCGTTATTATATTAATCACTCAATTGCTTCCTGCTATAGGGTACTACCCAGTAGAAGACGAGCAGTTTATTGAAAAATTCAGACCAGCTGCAGAGGAAGTTATACTAAAAAATATTCTTAAAGACGACGTTGATGATAACGTATTAGTTCTAAAAAACCTTAAAGTAACAATTGAAAAGGCAAAAGAAATAACGCCAGATCAAATTCTTACGGCTTCCATAATACTAGCTAAAAAAGAAAGCAGCGGTGTCATAGGAGCTTTAAAAACACTGCCTACTGGAATCCAAAAAATCAATTGGCTGGAATTAGGACTGACCTTGATCACCATCTTTATTATTTTTGGATTCAAACGCATTACGACTACTATTCCCTCTACACTAGTCGCATTGCTAGGCGTTTCTATTGCCGTATATTTTATGGATATAGAGGTACGAACGATAGGAGAGATCCCTACAGATTTGCCGATTCCTAATTTTGAAATCATTACTGGATTTAATTTCACTGCTATCGTACCCTATGTTTTTACGGCATTGACCTTAGCATTTTTAGGTGCTATTGATTCTTTACTGACAAGTGTTGTGGCAGATAACATGACAAAAACCAGACACAATCCCAATAAAGAACTCATTGGTCAGGGAATAGGAAACAGTATTGCTGCTATTTTTGGAGGGATTCCTGGTGCAGGTGCGACCATACGTACGGTAGTCAACATCAATTCTGGTGGAAAAACTAAGCTTTCTGGTATGATCGCCGCAGCAATGTTGTTAATTATAGTGGTCGCTTTAGGTGGTTTTGCTGAGAATATACCTAGCGCAGTTCTTGCAGGAATCTTAATTACTGTAGGTATAGGTGTGATGGATTACAAAGGACTCAAAGTGCTAGGTTCTATTCCTAAAAGTGATGTAGTAGTCATGTTTGTGGTTTTACTGCTTACCGTCTTTTGGGATTTGGTTTACGCCGTTGGGATAGGATTAGTCATCGCCAGTTTAATCTTCATGAAAAAGATGGGCGATTCTAATGACGTAAAATCCGGGATCAAAAGATTATCTGGTACCAAGTATATGGATCACGCAGACTATTCTCGTATTCCTGTTAAATGGAGAGAAGAAATATTCATTAAAGAACTGAGCGGTTCTATTTTCTTTGGTTATACCAGTGATTTTCAATCCATGTCTCGCGATATTCCTCCACGCGCCACTCATGCGATCATTCGTATGAAAAAGGTGCCGTTTATTGATCAGTCCGGATTGTTTGCTTTTGAAGATGTCCTGCAGAATTTGGTAGAAAAAGGAATTCAACCCTTGTTGATTGGGGTCCAAGAGCAACCATTATACCGATTAGAATCCATAGATATCATTCCAGACTTGGTAGGCAAAGAGCATATTTTTGAAAATTACGATGCTTGTCTGCAATGGATAACTGCAAATGTAGGTGATACGGTGCCGGCTGTAGAGAATTAAGATTTGGCAAATCTCGCTTTCGCGAAAGCGAATTCATCATCCATCACTTATACAGCAGTCTATTTATGAAAATAAAGTACAACCTTGCAAGTTGGTCATTTTCAACGCGTATAAAATAAGTATTTTGTTAAATTCGTTATTCACGCACAGTATCCATGGGGTATTCATAATTTTAATACCTTAAAAAAATGCTATCTTTGAAGTCCAAATATCGATGCGATTTTCATATTAAATCTCGTAGTTATAATTGGAATGATTTTTTGTCAAAGGAGACAGAAAATCCACTCATAATGTCGGTTAGGTTTTAATTTTATATTGAAGTACTAGTGCTGAGCGCCGTCCAAGTATGGGCGAAAAAGAAAGGAATTTTATGCCAAAATTTTATACCAAAATTATTTAATATGGATCAGACCAAAAAAATTGCTGTAATTGGCGGTGGTAGTTGGGCAACGGCCATAGTAAAAATGCTTTGCGAAAACCTCGATACCGTCTATTGGTATATGCGTAGCGATTACGCTATTGAACACATCAAACGCAACGATCACAATCCTAGTTATTTGAGCTCTGTAGAGTTCAATCCAGAGCAATTATGCCTTTCAAGCGATATTAATGAAATAGTAAGCCAAGCAGATCTTTGTATATTTGCAGTACCTAGTGCTTTCTTTTCTAAAGAATTGGAAAAGCTTACGGTTTCTTTAAAGGATAAAATAATATTCAGCGCCATAAAAGGTATCGTTCCAGAAACGGGTCTTATAGTAGGAGAGCATTTCCATGAGCATTATGATATTGAATTTGAAAATATAGGTGTTCTTACTGGACCCTGTCATGCAGAAGAGGTAGCCTTGGAAAGACTTTCTTATCTAACTATCGCCTGTGCAGATGAAGAAAAAGCAAAGTTTCTTGCAGAGCGTTTAGAAAGCGATTATATCAATTGTAAAATCAGCGATGATATCATAGGTACAGAATATGCTGCGATGTTGAAGAATATCTATGCCATTGCTGCTGGAATAGCTCATGGTTTAGGCTATGGTGATAATTTCCAGAGTGTATTGATGAGTAATGCCATACGTGAAATGAAGCGTTTTATCAAGAAAGTACATAAAATGAAACGCAATATTAATGACAGCGCTTATTTGGGCGACTTGCTGGTAACAGGATATTCTGGATTCTCGCGCAATCGATTGTTTGGTAATATGATGGGCAAAGGATATACCGTAAGAAGTGCACAAATGGAAATGAATATGGTCGCCGAAGGTTATTACGCTACTAAAAGTGCTTTTAAAATCAATGAAGAAAAAGGAGCTAAAACTCCTATTCTAGATGCTGTTTACAGCATTTTATACGATAATAAAAACCCTAAAAAGGTATTTAATAAACTGGCTGATAAGCTGGATTAAAAATTAAAACAATACAATGTCAACACTTGCAAAAGATTTTGGGATGGACGTTGCTCTAGAGCAATTAGGCCTCAAAGAAACAAACCACGGAACATCAACTGGTAATCATCACTTCGGTAATGGAGCTACTATAACTTCTTCTTCTCCGGTAGATGGAGCGGTTATAGGAAAGTTAACCACTACAAGTCCAGAAGACTATGAAAAAGTAGTCACTAGCGCACAGGCTGCCTATAAAGATTGGAGAATGAAACCAGCGCCTTTGCGTGGTGAAATTGTTCGTCAATTCGGTGATGAATTAAGAAGATTAAAAGAACCTCTAGGTAAACTGGTTTCTTATGAAATGGGTAAATCGTATCAAGAAGGTTTAGGAGAAGTTCAAGAAATGATCGATATCTGTGATTTTGCAGTTGGTCTTTCTCGTCAGTTGCACGGTTTAACCATGCACTCAGAACGTCCTGGACATAGAATGTATGAACAGTACCATCCATTAGGAATAGTAGGAATCATTAGTGCTTTTAATTTTCCAGTGGCTGTTTGGGCCTGGAATACAGCGCTTGCATGGGTTTGTGGTGATGTGTGTATCTGGAAGCCAAGTGAAAAAACACCTCTTTGTGGTGTGGCCTGTCAGAATATCATCGCAACAGTTCTTAAAAACAACAACCTGCCAGAAGGAATCTCTTCCCTAGTAAATGGAGATTATAAAGTAGGAGAAATGATGTCTACAGATAAGCGCGTGCCACTTATCAGTGCTACAGGTTCTATTCGTATGGGAAGAATTGTTGCCAGTAAAGTAGCAGAACGTCTTGGGAAGTCATTATTGGAATTAGGTGGTAACAATGCCATTATAGTAACTCCAGATGCCGATTTAAAAATGACTGTAATAGGTGCCGTTTTTGGAGCTGTAGGAACTGCTGGACAGCGTTGTACTTCTACACGTCGTCTAATTGTTCATGAATCTATGTATGATAAAGTAAGAGATGCCGTAGTTGCGGCTTATGGCCAGTTAAAAATAGGTAACCCATTAGATGAGAACAACCACGTAGGTCCAGTAATCGATACAGATGCTGTTGCTAACTACAACCATGCTTTAGAGCAAGTTGTCATACAAGGCGGTAAAGTTCTTGTAGAAGGTGGTGTACTTTCTGGTGCTGGTTATGAAAGCGGTTGTTATGTAAGACCTGCGATTGCAGAAGCTACTAACGATATGCAAATCGTACAACACGAGACTTTTGCTCCGGTATTGTATTTATTAAAATACTCTGGTACGGTAGAAAATGCTTTGGAACAACAAAACGGTGTAGCACAAGGATTATCTAGTGCGATCATGACCAATAACCTAAGAGAAGCAGAACATTTCTTATCTCAAAGAGGATCTGATTGTGGTATTGCAAACGTCAACATAGGAACTAGTGGTGCTGAGATAGGTGGCGCCTTTGGTGGAGAAAAAGATACTGGTGGTGGACGTGAGTCTGGATCTGATGCTTGGAAAATCTACATGAGAAGACAGACCAACACGATCAATTACACTACTGAGTTGCCTCTTGCGCAGGGAATCAAATTTGATTTGTAAGAAGTAATTTCTTTATATGT of Nonlabens sp. Ci31 contains these proteins:
- a CDS encoding SulP family inorganic anion transporter, whose amino-acid sequence is MFKHLKGDLFGGLTAGVVALPLALAFGVQSGMGAIAGLYGAIFIGFFASLFGGTNTQISGPTAPMTAVSMVVIAGIVQVYEGDLSNALPAILSVFIMAGIMQVSLGILKLGKYIKYIPYPVVSGFMTGIGVIILITQLLPAIGYYPVEDEQFIEKFRPAAEEVILKNILKDDVDDNVLVLKNLKVTIEKAKEITPDQILTASIILAKKESSGVIGALKTLPTGIQKINWLELGLTLITIFIIFGFKRITTTIPSTLVALLGVSIAVYFMDIEVRTIGEIPTDLPIPNFEIITGFNFTAIVPYVFTALTLAFLGAIDSLLTSVVADNMTKTRHNPNKELIGQGIGNSIAAIFGGIPGAGATIRTVVNINSGGKTKLSGMIAAAMLLIIVVALGGFAENIPSAVLAGILITVGIGVMDYKGLKVLGSIPKSDVVVMFVVLLLTVFWDLVYAVGIGLVIASLIFMKKMGDSNDVKSGIKRLSGTKYMDHADYSRIPVKWREEIFIKELSGSIFFGYTSDFQSMSRDIPPRATHAIIRMKKVPFIDQSGLFAFEDVLQNLVEKGIQPLLIGVQEQPLYRLESIDIIPDLVGKEHIFENYDACLQWITANVGDTVPAVEN
- a CDS encoding NAD(P)H-dependent glycerol-3-phosphate dehydrogenase; the encoded protein is MDQTKKIAVIGGGSWATAIVKMLCENLDTVYWYMRSDYAIEHIKRNDHNPSYLSSVEFNPEQLCLSSDINEIVSQADLCIFAVPSAFFSKELEKLTVSLKDKIIFSAIKGIVPETGLIVGEHFHEHYDIEFENIGVLTGPCHAEEVALERLSYLTIACADEEKAKFLAERLESDYINCKISDDIIGTEYAAMLKNIYAIAAGIAHGLGYGDNFQSVLMSNAIREMKRFIKKVHKMKRNINDSAYLGDLLVTGYSGFSRNRLFGNMMGKGYTVRSAQMEMNMVAEGYYATKSAFKINEEKGAKTPILDAVYSILYDNKNPKKVFNKLADKLD
- a CDS encoding aldehyde dehydrogenase family protein; the encoded protein is MSTLAKDFGMDVALEQLGLKETNHGTSTGNHHFGNGATITSSSPVDGAVIGKLTTTSPEDYEKVVTSAQAAYKDWRMKPAPLRGEIVRQFGDELRRLKEPLGKLVSYEMGKSYQEGLGEVQEMIDICDFAVGLSRQLHGLTMHSERPGHRMYEQYHPLGIVGIISAFNFPVAVWAWNTALAWVCGDVCIWKPSEKTPLCGVACQNIIATVLKNNNLPEGISSLVNGDYKVGEMMSTDKRVPLISATGSIRMGRIVASKVAERLGKSLLELGGNNAIIVTPDADLKMTVIGAVFGAVGTAGQRCTSTRRLIVHESMYDKVRDAVVAAYGQLKIGNPLDENNHVGPVIDTDAVANYNHALEQVVIQGGKVLVEGGVLSGAGYESGCYVRPAIAEATNDMQIVQHETFAPVLYLLKYSGTVENALEQQNGVAQGLSSAIMTNNLREAEHFLSQRGSDCGIANVNIGTSGAEIGGAFGGEKDTGGGRESGSDAWKIYMRRQTNTINYTTELPLAQGIKFDL